tggaaaataaaaatgtggtttcataatAAATGttattctgaacaactttaattcttgaatatttttattttgagattgttaacggtcattttgacaagttagttaaaattgagtagtcactgtattaaaaagtgtaaagttcagtgatcatACCGCTAGGAAATAAAGTTTAAtagccacaatattaaaatggataaagttcagcgGTCATATATGTAATTTATCTATGGATCCTAATGGTAAAATAAATTTGTTACATGTATAAGCCACTCAAgtgaaatttacatagaaatagaatttaaaaaattaagtaatagtttaaatttttttcaaaataaaaagtaatagtttaaattatttcaaattaaataaattaaaattttaaaaaataataaaatataaaataaataaaatgataaaaatattcatttaatattttaacttTGACTGCTATGTTTGTTAGCCTAAGATTCTGTTTACTAACGGAATGGATCTCAAAATACATGTTTATCAAGTTTAAAAACACGGGATTGTATTAGTAAATGGTTGAAACGacatgatttatttttatacttttttctaattttttttttttgaaaccaacCTATTTTTTTAGGCTTAAAGTGTTATTGAACCAGTGACCTAttcaaaaaaatttcatttgGCCCATGATCTTTTATTCGATCACATTTGATCCCTGAACTATCccaattgatgaaatttcaccaaatttagATGGAGACTTAACAAAACTATTATCCCCCTCATATGTaattatattttgatatatGAGCTTGACATGTCACATGTCTTCAAGTTTATTTGTCATATAAACTCTTTTATGTCAAAatgattaattagattaaacaataaaaacaaatctctaaactaaaatttatcaaatttaagtgtcaaaatatcgccACGTGATAATAGAATAACAATTATGTGAAGTTTCCAtttaaattgggtgaaattgcaCCAATTGTGATAGGCCAGGGGCCAAATGTGACTAATTAATAGGTCAGGgaccaaataacaaaattttataGATCAACCAAATAGtggtttaaactttttttttatgatattaAGTTTTTGATTTCTTGaatctaattcaattaaatttaaaatagcGTTATTCATGTCTATGAATTATCTAACTAATAATACCTATATGGCTATAAATGAGCTGAGTCGCTTTCGGCTTGATTTATAAACGAGTCAAGTTTGAGCGTGAAGAAACTCGACTCGAAAACTTACGAGCAGACTCGGTGAAAAGTTTATGAATAAGcttgattataatgttcatgaacacaCTCATGAATAAGTTTGATTGATTattttttaacaataatatctctataaatgggaaatgtaaaacaacgtagttttgaataaattttagttttcgTAGGTtttaaaactatgtagttttgtctttcaaaaaaaaaaaaactatgtagttttgtgtgaaagaaatttcaaataaatataattaaaatataattaatgctTTGTTCACAAGTgcagttcaaaaaaaaaaaaaaacaaaactaatgaGTTACTCGTAAACAAACTCACGAACAAGATGTAGAGTCCGAACTCATGAAATTTTTAACGACCGAATATGAGCAAACCAAAGCTCTCGGCTTAATTAGTATTTATATGATATCTATATTAATTAAGGATAAAGTTTAAATTTATCTTAGTCGTTTTTTAGAAAGTGCAAATGAACCCTTAACGTGTAAAATATTAGATACTTTTatgacatatatatatcaaagttAGTTATTGATATATTAAGAACTTATATGTATTATTTTAATAACACAttcaatattttaaatataaccaaTTAATTAAGAACAAAGAAGAAATTGATATGAATTGTTTACTTGTTTCCAATTAAACTTagggtaaattaaaaaaaataaagtggCTACATTTTTTTCCAAAGAGAGCCTGAGATCTTCACTCTGCTAACTAGAGTGATGAAGTTGAGAATGATTCGGTACCTTTGGAACCAGTCAcaagaaagaaaataattatagcATCAACCactctttataattttttttgttacaatttgtcAAGAGTACACtagaacttttgaatgcactgaaaatagttagagataaaattcaactagatttaaatttcaagaaaaaacaaagtattataaaaccatattttactaaattatcctaagtatATATACTTggcatatgtatttgagaaattattaatttatagagataataaaacaatatatttataaattctaaaaaattattatcttattaatttattaaaattgatcattttttgaactgcccaaatcgggaccagaagaaattattattttaaagagattatgaatttatcaagtattaatttaggcttaatacatgatttaccccctgaacttgtccaaaaagcttgattggcctcctgaactttcaaagtgtccagatagcctcttgaacttgcataaaatgttcagttaccccctgaacttgcataaaatgtaatcaattaatcactcgatcgcaaaaaaaaaaggtaagctgaatgcgaaagatgtatttttcgagtcttaaaaaaagtaaaacgatcaaaaTCGGGATATACTGTTCTAATATTGGGTTCAATTATTATGCGGTAAATATAGAAAGGATAAGGTTTTTGGGGGTCCTAAGGAAAGAGTGgttaattgttcttttctttggaaaggccttaGTGCTGTGCTCTCTGAATTTTGCTCTGGGATTGGGTGCAGTGTGGGAAATGGTAAATCTATTAGCTTCTGGAATGATATCTGGATTGGTAAAAAGCCTTTATTAGAGGTTTGTGAGTCTTTACCGCCTTTAGAAATTCAAAACTGGAGGATTgcagatgtggtggattctgagggtgatTGGATTTGGGCGAAGTTTGATTCTTACCTCAATCTGGAATCGCTCCTGAGAATTAGAGGAGTTCAGATTAGTATCAAGGAGGAAGACAGTGATAGTTACTGTTGGTCTTTGACAAACAACGGGGTTTTTCCCTGTAAATCGGCTTTTGAGGCTTTCAATCAAGGGTTGGAAACTTCGCACCCAGATTTGTGGAAGACaatttgggccttaaaagtgccttatcgtattaggagcttcctgtggctaggtgttaaaaataggttgcttactaattctgaTAGGAAAATGAGGCATTTGGTGGAGTCTGGAGCGTGTGGTAGATGCAGAGGTCACGaagaaactttgtgccatgctctcagaGAATGTGCgaagagtaaagaggtgtggaaaaAATTTCTCCCTATAAAGTTGAtgtctactttttttttatctcactCTGACCTTGATTGGTTTGTGGATGGGGTTAGTGGGAAGCTTTTGGCTGATCTAAAGCATGGTGCTCTCTTATTTGTGGTTGTCTGTCATCATATTTGGaatggaggaatgaggagatttttggaggagaaaCGGTTGTGATACCTAATGTTTTtgatttcttttccaaaaagatttgCACCCTTGTTGATAGCTTCAAAGAGGATTCCTTAGCTAAGGCTATTCAGAGGAAAGATGTCCATCTcttaggctggtgtaggcctagTGAAGGTGTGGTTAAGTTAAACACTGATGGTTCCTGTCTAAAGGATGGGAGAATTGTTGTGGGAGGAGTTCTAAGAGATGATGGTGGCGGTTGgatttctggtttctctcagaatttgggtatgGGTTCGTCCTTCTCTGCAGAactttgggggattttttctggccttagGCTAGCTAAAAATCTGGGGGTGAAAAAACTTcttgtggaatctgataacctCGAAGTTGTCAGAATGATCTCGGAGAATAATGTTATTTGCttaaatagccaaaatttaattaaaggaattagaaggatttgttcttcctttgatttTTTTAGCTTCggccatatttatagggagcaaaatcggGTGGCGGACCGCCTCGCGGCTGAAGGTCATACAAGGATGTTGGGTCTCTcaaccttttcttctcctccaGATTTCATTTCGTCTCTGATCTTGGATGACATGGTGGGAGTCAGCTTTCCTAGGTTGATCTCGGGTTAAgcggtttggttttgtttttttttttttcctttcctaccaaaaaaaaaaagagaagacaagttttatagttaagcaagtaataacttccattttaatctatttttgaattatgtaataacattctaagatgtgtGGAATACAACTTTCgaatttaacttatttttttgcgaccgagtgatcaattgattacattttacataagttcagggggctaactgaatattttatacaagttcatagggctatcggaacactttgaaagttcaggggtcaatcaagctttttaaacaagttcaggggacaaATGATTAGTAAACCATTAATTTACGAAGGTTTTACCGtagatttttgtttttaatttcccTTAAATTTATACAAATAGTGAGCTAATAAAAAACATGGTGGTAGATTTAACTACCACTCCTAACGCATTGGGGATAGCAATGATTGGTAGCTaactaaaaaaaaactttatattTCCAATTTTAACCTTCAATTTCATGAACTAGAAATACATGAAATCATAGCAAATTAATATAGTTATTATGGGTtcaagaagagaagaagagtgTGAAGCTTTATTACCAAGGCTTGATTCTAATTCAAATATTCCTAATTTATCCTCGGAGGCAGTTGAGGATTTACTGACGAAAAATGTCGTCACATTCCGCCGGTGGGTTCGTCTGGTGGGATGGGAATCGAGACTGCTTTGGTCTCTATCTGGAGCTTCTATTGTTGTTTCGGTCTTCAATTTTATGCTTAGTTTTGTGACTCAAGTGTTTTCTGGACATTTGGGTGCTATTGAGCTTGCTGGTGCTTCTATTTCTAATGTTGGTATTCAAGGTCTTGCTTATGGTATTATGGTATGTATGTTTCGGTTTCCTCGTTTTGATATTTCGGTTAGTTTCAATCATAACCTAAGTTTCGGGTTTAAGAAATATACATGGAACACGAAATGATATAATCTTTAAACTAGAAACTTAGGTTTAAGCAATGTCAAAAGTGCACTTAAACCGATATAATGTCAATCATAACTTGAGTTCCGCAAAGCAATGCATTTTAAGTGCGCGTTTAACATTGTTTTCTACAGTCCTAAAAACAgccttttcaatttttctagtAAAAAAGAGTGTTAAGtaaatacaaaattatttttttaggcGATTTTACATATGCAttcgtgaaaaaaaaaattttgctaaatcgaacttactcaactttttatatatatatatatatatatatgcatgttgtaatttgaatggtcaagaaccaatttttaagtattaatgtacaatttctcaaaattaagctagatttcgtttaatagtcctaacatgtaaaaaaaattggatttagtgAAGGCTGAacaggtaaaaaaattaaaaaaaaatgatttcagaGGACCTACCAAActcaaaaaattaataatttggatttaatgaggcctaacaggcaaaaaaaaaattagaaatttggatttagagaggctTAACATGccaaaaaacttaaaaatttggatttaggtaGTACCTAATAGgcccaaaatattgaaattttgaattttggacaagcctaaCACGTAATGGGCCATTTTGAAGGGCTAATTCAATattcgataaaaaaaattgcgACAGGAGCCCCGAAACTACCGGGGATCAAGGTAGTTCTGGCGGCCGGAGGAGCCCGGCCCCTGTCTACGCGCCTGATGTAGATTGACTCTGCCCAAACCCGACATCTCAATTGGGCTTGAGAATTCCTCTCAAGGCCCAAGATTATTGGCCTCttatactatatattatatttatcttaaataaatattatacatacataaataaattaatttatatatggaTTAGATTGGATTAAGCCGGATTTGGGATCCCGACCCTTGTTCTGCATAAAAATTAGGTAGGTTCGGACATAACAATTTAATAGATTCATCCCGCTTAGGACCCGACCCACGAACACATCTATTTCAAAACAGTTAATTGGATCCACATAAAAGCTTGTCTTTTTTTCACAATTTTTTCGAGTTTATGTGTCGTAAATGCCTTGAGTCAGTATAACACACTACGATAGAAAGCAATGGGAGTCTTGCTGGGTTCCAAGTCGGATTATGTTAGATTGAGTATTATAAATACTTCATTATGTAAATCTAATTTGTAATTtgattttcgcctcctaataaatactattctccttctacccgtggactagccaatacaacgttggtgaaccacgtaaatatgTGTTTCGattgtttgtttatttatctttcgttGATTCCGCACAACAATATGTATTTTATGATTATTTGATGTGATAAATTAACAAAAGATAGTATGAAAAAAACGCAGTTAGGTATGGCTAGTGCAGTGCAAACAGTTTGTGGACAAGCCTATGGGGCCAAACAATACTCCAAAATGGGTATCATTTGTCAAAGAGCTATTGTTCTACATTTGGCTGCAGCAATCCTCCTCACTTTCCTCTATTGGTTTTCAGGTACGGCTGTTAATTTCTGACACTACAACATGATTTATAAAGATAATTCATCTGACACGACTCATTTCACACGATTATTAATTTTGttgtatttataatatattaattcatGGATCTATCAGGTTTCGACTAAAGCCAGTCCATTCCACTGTTAATCTAGGTGGGCTTGGATCAGACTGGACTCGagattaaaaatcaaataccaAGTCCAGCATGAAGAACCCCACCTAAAAAAAGATTGTacatttttttagggtaaataatttattagtcttcgtatttttacataacacactgtttagtctccttattttcaaaaacacattataatgTCGCGATCTTTTGTCACTaccttttttctatttttttagatttgtaaCCAATCATATCTTAACTTTCAAAATAGTCATAGTGCGATACAAAATGATCATGTTATTctgttattttttttgtctacTCATTTATACTGAATATAacagttaaaaatctaaaaaaaaaagaaaataggcAGAAGGAGTAAAAGATTAACAGTGGGTGACAAATGATAGAAACCTTATAacgtgtttttcaaaatagagagaCAAAACCACGTATTAGGTAAAaagatgaaaattaataaattatttaccctactTTTTAGGGCTTAATATATAAGTAGCCCCCTtgaatttggttaaaaaaacCGATTGACCTCCTAAACTTATAAAATGTCTCGTTAACCTTAGAACTTGCTCAAGTGACCCATCACCCACTTGAATTTGTTTATATTGCTCTCATGTACTTACTTGAAGTGATCTATTAGCTACATGAACttacttgtttaaaatgatatacattttaatttgtCGAAATACTCTATTACTATCACGTCAATTTAGGAGGTTAACCatgtcattttaaacaagtttaaaaaGCTAACAACAAACCTTGTAAGTTTATAggccaatcaatttttttttggaccAGGTTCACAATGTATTTAGCCTTTTTGTTAATAATAAAGATTAAAATTGATACTTAAAACAGAGagctaatatataaaaaataataactaatattaaTAAGGCGGGCCGGACTTAACCGGCCCATTCTATTTTGTTAAAAATCTCAGACCTGTCAGATAAAATATATGGGTTTTTGCAAGCCACGACCGATATGGGTCTAATATCATTTTTCCTTGTTCAAAACACGGCCGATTAGACACAGGTCGGTTGGGTACTCGATTGGGATGTTAACGGGACGGAGCAGGACGaggaatgcatttcccatccctGTCACCGACTAGTTAGGGATTCACCATCCCCATCCCCACGAGTTAAATAGGGACAAACTTATCCCCATTCCCATCCCCACGGGGATCCCTATTCCCCGTTTAGGGATGTTCCAAAAACGTTACCATATTTCCCTTTCCCTATTCACTGCGGGGAATAAccttttatgtttaaaaaatcagtaaagACAAAAACGTTTAAGAAACAGTGGCTAATAATACTAAGTATTAACACCATTCTCaaatttttcaaataaaaaaaatcaattatcacgAGGAATAATCGGGGATCCTCATTAGGGATTAACGGCGCAGGGACGGGGATCCCCATAGGGCGGGGATACCTTTCCCCATCCTCGTCACGGGggacaaaattatcctcatcCCCGTCCCATGGGGATCCTTATCGGGGATTCCCTGTCCCCGTCGGGACGGGTCACCGATGGGGACGGAGAATCCCTGCCCCATTTGCATCCCTAGTACTCAAACTTGTAAATACGTTTACAACTCTATATAAACTATATAGATCACATAACAAGACTACAACATGATAACCTGTTTTGATACCTCTATTCTCAGGCCCATTTCTACTAGCTATCGGGCAGTCGGAAAGCATTTCCGAGCAAGGTCAAATTTTCGCCCGGGGATTGATCCCTCAATTATATGCATTTGCTATATGTTGCCCTCTACAGAGATTTCTTCAAGCACAGAACATAGTGAATCCTTCAGCATACATAGCAGTTGGTGTGTTCTTGGTTCACATTGTTCTATCTTGGCTTGCAGTTTATGTATTGAATTATGGGCTTCTTGGTGCTGCCTTAACACTGAGTCTATCCTGGTGGCTTCTTGTTATCTTAAATGGGGTTTACATTCTTTTTAGCCCTAACTGCAAGGAAACTTGGACTGGTTTATCTTTATCTGCTTTTAGAGGAATTTGGCCTTATTTCAAGCTCACTTCTTCTTCTGCCATCATGCTTTGGTATGTATAAACTAAAAAGGGTAAATCAGTAATTTTTACTTCAACGGTGACCCATCATTAGACTTGGGCTTATTAGAATTTTAGGGTGGATAGATCTAGTTCAGAGTTTGGGGGGCTCGACTCCGGCCGCCAGCTCCACGCCCTGGATAGTAGTGGTTTCTGTACCTGACAGCCCTCCCAAATTTTGGTTGACGCCGATGCATTCGTAGgcttattttaatattttaaaatagttGAGTTGGTTAAAAGAAGGCGAGTCTTggtgcaacggtaaacgttgttgtcgtgtgaccgagaggtcacgggtttgaGTCTTAGGTGgtgcctcttgccaaaaaaattggcaagggaagtaTACCCTTGAACCACTTTTTTTTAGTTGAATTGATTAAAATGTTTGTTTTAATATAAGAGAcctctttaaaaaaattatttatttgaattttaaaactttttgaactaaattttttcttaaactttttttt
The sequence above is drawn from the Euphorbia lathyris chromosome 6, ddEupLath1.1, whole genome shotgun sequence genome and encodes:
- the LOC136234245 gene encoding protein DETOXIFICATION 41-like; its protein translation is MGSRREEECEALLPRLDSNSNIPNLSSEAVEDLLTKNVVTFRRWVRLVGWESRLLWSLSGASIVVSVFNFMLSFVTQVFSGHLGAIELAGASISNVGIQGLAYGIMLGMASAVQTVCGQAYGAKQYSKMGIICQRAIVLHLAAAILLTFLYWFSGPFLLAIGQSESISEQGQIFARGLIPQLYAFAICCPLQRFLQAQNIVNPSAYIAVGVFLVHIVLSWLAVYVLNYGLLGAALTLSLSWWLLVILNGVYILFSPNCKETWTGLSLSAFRGIWPYFKLTSSSAIMLCLEIWYSQGMVLISGLLSNPTISLDSISICMNYLNWDIEFMLGLAAATSVRVSNELGAGHAKLAKFSVMVVNGTSIMISTILSVIVLVCRVGLSQLFTTDSEVIEAVSNLIPLLAISVFLNGIQPILSGVAIGSGWQGVVAYVNLTTYYIIGLPIGCVLGFKTNLGVEGIWWGIILGVLFQTITLIFLTARTNWDFEVQKTVQRLKDSAREQLEVDANV